The following proteins are co-located in the Macadamia integrifolia cultivar HAES 741 chromosome 3, SCU_Mint_v3, whole genome shotgun sequence genome:
- the LOC122073531 gene encoding 4-coumarate--CoA ligase-like 1 yields MAHPLETMKGKEHIFQSQYPAVPVPDNMTLPEFVLHEAELYAEKVAFVEAVSGKEYKYGQVIQDTRRFAKALRSLGLRKGRVVVVVLPNMAEYAIVALGIMAAGGVFSGANPSAHISEIRKQAEAADAELIITVGPLYEKVSCLGLPVIVVGEERVSSAIYWDELLEAADRAGIDNADDTINQNDLCALPFSSGTTGTSKGVMLTHRNLVANLCSTLFSVGSDMIGQVTTLGLMPFFHIYGITGICCATLRNKGKVVVMGRFELRTFLNVLVVHEVTFAPIVPPIMLELVKNPVVDEFDLRQLKLRAVMTAAAPLAPELLAAFEKKFPGVQVQEAYGLTEHSCITLTHGDPSKGHGIAKRNSVGFILPNLEIKFIDPNNGQSLPKNTPGEVCVRSQCVMQGYYKNKEDTDRTIDANKWLHTGDIGYIDDDGDIFIVDRIKELIKYKGFQVAPAELEAILLSHPSINDAAVVPLPDEEAGEIPAACVVINPNAKDSEEDIINYIGSNVASYKKLRVVQFVESIPKSASGKIMRRFLREEMVKRMDKPHP; encoded by the exons ATGGCCCATCCGCTAGAAACCATGAAAGGAAAAGAACATATTTTCCAGAGCCAATATCCAGCAGTTCCAGTGCCAGATAACATGACACTGCCCGAGTTTGTTCTCCATGAAGCTGAACTGTATGCAGAAAAAGTAGCATTTGTGGAGGCTGTAAGTGGGAAGGAGTATAAATATGGTCAGGTTATCCAAGACACGAGAAGGTTTGCCAAGGCATTGAGGTCTCTCGGACTGAGGAAGGGAcgggtggtggtggttgttctCCCAAACATGGCGGAGTATGCCATTGTCGCTCTAGGGATAATGGCAGCTGGCGGCGTGTTCTCCGGTGCTAATCCGTCAGCCCATATATCGGAGATACGGAAGCAGGCAGAAGCTGCTGATGCTGAGCTGATCATTACAGTTGGACCCTTGTATGAGAAG GTGAGTTGTCTGGGATTGCCTGTCATAGTGGTGGGTGAAGAAAGAGTTTCCAGTGCCATCTACTGGGATGAATTACTCGAAGCAGCAGATCGTGCCGGCATCGACAATGCAGATGATACTATCAACCAGAATGATTTATGTGCACTTCCATTCTCCTCAGGCACCACAGGAACATCAAAGGGTGTCATGCTTACCCACCGGAATCTGGTGGCCAATCTCTGTTCCACACTCTTCAGTGTAGGTTCTGATATGATAGGCCAAGTTACCACACTAGGCCTAATGCCATTTTTCCACATATATGGAATCACTGGTATCTGTTGTGCTACACTAAGGAACAAGGGAAAAGTAGTGGTGATGGGTAGGTTTGAGCTTCGGACATTTTTGAATGTGTTGGTTGTTCATGAGGTAACCTTTGCTCCCATTGTGCCACCAATCATGTTGGAATTGGTTAAGAATCCGGTCGTAGATGAATTTGATCTTAGGCAACTCAAGCTCAGGGCCGTCATGACAGCAGCAGCTCCCTTAGCACCAGAGCTTCTCGCCGCATTTGAGAAAAAGTTCCCTGGGGTCCAAGTTCAAGAG GCCTATGGGTTGACCGAGCACAGCTGCATTACACTTACACATGGGGATCCAAGCAAAGGGCATGGCATAGCAAAGAGAAACTCAGTTGGGTTCatccttcccaatttggagatCAAGTTCATTGATCCTAACAACGGCCAATCTCTCCCCAAGAACACACCCGGTGAAGTTTGTGTACGAAGCCAATGTGTAATGCAAG GTTACTATAAAAACAAGGAAGACACAGATCGGACAATTGATGCCAACAAGTGGCTTCACACCGGCGACATCGGGTACATTGACGATGATGGAGATATCTTTATTGTGGACCGCATCAAGGAGCTGATCAAGTACAAGGGTTTCCAG GTCGCTCCAGCCGAGTTAGAAGCTATCCTTCTTTCACACCCTTCCATCAATGATGCTGCCGTCGTCCC ATTGCCTGATGAAGAAGCAGGAGAAATTCCAGCCGCTTGTGTTGTGATTAACCCAAATGCGAAAGATAGCGAAGAAGACATCATAAACTATATTGGCTCTAATGTAGCTTCCTATAAGAAGCTTAGAGTGGTGCAGTTTGTGGAATCAATCCCTAAATCAGCTTCTGGAAAGATCATGAGAAGATTCCTTCGAGAGGAGATGGTGAAAAGAATGGATAAGCCACATCCCTGA